From the genome of Adhaeribacter pallidiroseus:
CAAATTATCGCCCTGCACTCAAAAAGCCTGAAAGCTTACTCTTCTAAAATCTTCGGGGATCGCCATCTACTCCATCTTTCAGGAGCATGGCGAAAACAGTATAATCATTCGGGCAATTAGGTACATGTTTTTCATGGTTTCCAGAACACATAGAGCATGGCACCACAATTTTCTTGTTATCAGCCTGCTGTGCATTTGCGTGTTGTAATTTGTTTTCCATCTGCTTGCTATATTTTAGAGTAGTAAAAATTAAGGTAAAACCATTATAATGGCTAAATATATTTTGCCTAATATAGCAATCTTTGGTTTTTCCGAAAAATTTTCAACCCTATTGTTGTCTATTTTTTTTAATTTTTTTTAAAATTCTCCTGTATTTATCCTATTGCTAGCTATAAAATTTTCTATTACACTTGTAATTACTGCCTTTTTTAAATCTGGGTAATTTTTAAAGGTAAAATACAGGCCATCGCTTTTATTAGGGTAAAAAGAAATATGTGAGCTTGTTTACCAGCTAATAAGCCGAAATATTTACTTTTTTGTTGTGGCCAATGCCTGTTACTTATTGAGCCTAAGAAAGTGCTTTTAACTATTTTATTGTACTAAAAGCTTCCTGGGTTTATGCTAAAAAAAAGGCTTTTTAAGACGTGGAGATTTAAAGAAATTACCCGTTGCTGTAGTATAAATAGGTTGCAACTCTTACTGCTGGTCTGGTCAAAGAATAAAATGAATGTTCTTGGTAACGTATATTTATACTTCTATTCTATCGTATCTGCCTAAATCTGATTACATTTCGCCTAAAGGGGTAAATCAACTCTAGCCAGAAACCGGGTGAATGGGTGGTTGCGTGTTTATCTACCTTACACACAGACAAGAATGAAGAATATACCTACCTTATACGAATGGGCCGGGGATACCCAGACCTTCGAAACCTTGTTTACCACTTTTTACGACAAAGTTTTACGAGATGATTTACTGGGCGAAGTATTTCAAAACATGTCGGCTAACCACGTGAAACACGTGGCTCATTTTGTAGCAGAGGTTTTTGGGGGCGATAAGCTATACACCCTGGAAGACGGGGGCAGCCATGCTTCGATGATTAGTCACCACATTGGCAAAATGCTGAACGAAGAAAAAAGGCAACGCTGGGTACACCTTTTACTTCAATCCGCGGATGAAGTGGGATTAAAAAGCGATCCGGAATTCCGTTCGGCCTTTGTGGGTTATCTCGAATGGGGTACGCGTATTGCCGTGATTAATTCGCAACTAACAGAAAATCCTATGAACCAGCAAGAACCCATGCCGCAATGGGGATGGGGTGAAACGGGTGGGCCTTATATTGCAAACGCGAATTAATAATTTTAACCCTAACTCGATTCCAGAAAGATAAAAATTATTCTTTCTGCTTGGAGTTTTGCACCTCCGCTTATTTCTTTTGCTCCCCCGGAATAAATAGCTTCATCACGGCTTCCCGTATCAGCATAGGTGATAATAGTCCTTGGGATAAGATAAAATCATGAAATCGCAGGGCATTAAACTGGGTACCCAACGCCTGCTCCGTGACCTGCCGCAAAGCCAGCATTTTGGTGTACCCGTAAAAGTAGCTATTCGCCTGCCCGGGAGCCCGGATGGTATAGCGTTCTACTTCTTGCTGGGCAAAGGCCGTAGATTGCACCACGTCTTGGGTGAGTACCGCCAGCGCTTGTTCTTGGGTAATGCTACCGGCCTGCAGTTCCGGATCTAGAAATGCGCGCGCTGCCCGTAGCAATAAATAATCCAAAGAAATGAGTTTTCCTTCGAGCGGCATATACGGACGCATAAGGTATTCGGAATACAAGCCCCAGCCTTCGGCATTCGTTGAGTTAAAAGCATATAAACTACGGGCCTGCGAAACACCTTCTTCTACCATTTTGTCGAATTGCAGTTCGTGCCCCGGGCGGGCTTCGTGGGCGGTAATCGTCCAAGACGCGGCATCAAAGGTAAAGTCATCGTATTTGTTTAGGTTTTTTTCGCCGGGAGCCGCGGGCATGTTCAAAGGCAAAACAAATACGCCGCGCTGGCCGGTATTATTTAAAAAAGGCGGGGGTACCATGTG
Proteins encoded in this window:
- a CDS encoding group II truncated hemoglobin — its product is MKNIPTLYEWAGDTQTFETLFTTFYDKVLRDDLLGEVFQNMSANHVKHVAHFVAEVFGGDKLYTLEDGGSHASMISHHIGKMLNEEKRQRWVHLLLQSADEVGLKSDPEFRSAFVGYLEWGTRIAVINSQLTENPMNQQEPMPQWGWGETGGPYIANAN